In Nilaparvata lugens isolate BPH unplaced genomic scaffold, ASM1435652v1 scaffold6917, whole genome shotgun sequence, the sequence ccctctcacaagcctaagagcttatgtgggcaaaaaaagcattatttatttttttaggaATTACCTTTCTCTCTTAATTTCGACGGCAGGCGTTTTGGGTGTTTTGGGCGTGGCTGGGGTGGAACGCGGCGTTTTAGGCGACTTGGTCGGCGTTTTTGTCTGATAGTTCTTGACGCGCGGTTTTGTCATGAAAGGATTGATGACGTCATCGTCGAAAAACAGGCGATTCTTTTTTCTGATTCGCTGAGGCTGAAaaagaaaagttattttgttaaaCTCGGAAATTAAGtgttattgtattgtaaaagaatatttaaaatatccgtGTTGCAAaattctattgataactctgtaTCGACTGTGTTGGTAAGTTTCAAGTTAGACAGTAAGTTTTGTACTTTCAAGCATATTATCTTCTAGGGAGTTGGTGCGCACCCTACCTTACCTATACAACTTACTGCAAATACACAACACATAACATcattttttgtaactattatgtaaaatttggcgaaataaatattctattctattctatataataGATTATCACAAAACTCTTAAAACACACTGTAAAtagaaaattcatcaataaaacggATAAAAACATCTTAGTCAATTTAACAGTCACTTTGTCTTGTATATCAGAAGCATGCTTCCAGAGAATtcaaataggctattgatgccgGTGTAGCAATCTGTAATTTTATCTTCTTGAGCACCCTCATGAGCTGTTGTGGGGCACTCCTCCACGATGTGCCTCACAATCTGGAGCTGCTCCACACTCACAGAAAGAAGAGTCAGCCTTCCCCCCATTTATGCATGGAATAGGCACATGTACCAtgatcaattcaaattcaatttacttagatttcaatttcaaattacttaGTATATGACGGTACTCGTCCCTCACACAAGTCTATGACTCATGTGGACTAACCTTTATTGCTGGGTCAGACACTTGATTGGGTATTGTGTAGGCTATTCAttacatgtttatttttatttattttttctaatggaggtttgtatttttttaatcatgttACTTATTTAATTTACGTTTTGCAAAATAAAACCTTCAAGACTTTGTTGATTTGGATTCTTCTGTATGTCTATCGATTTAGTCATTCAACTATAGCTATTCATGTAGTTTAGCCTAGATCAAAAAATGTGTTCTAATCATTAATCATGTGTGCTGAATAcctcaataaagaattattgaattgaattgatcacagtatacatacagtatggaaactcggctagtacactggcgcaaaaatccgccatcttgttggGAAGTTTcgtattgtaatagtattgataggaggttcggatcactttactgatccggatcagttgatctcgttcactgccgcgatccaatcagaagaccaggattggaacttcctaaggtcacgtgactaGTATTTATGCCAtttaaaaagcattggttagataggcgtttgattaacagtttccattctgtgcCATGATGACTGTGTTTGTACACTATTCAATGCGGACCATGTTTCGCGAGGTAAATCGAAACCTGGGGGCTTTTTGGGCTTTTTTTTCATATGTACATGGAATGCCAATGTTCTGCATTACTGACCACTCTTGTTGCCAGGCCTCAGTTGAATTAAAACGACATCATTCTAAATGATGGCTTACGAGATTGCAGATGGCTTTGATCGGCAGTAATTCTAACAAAACATAACCTACCATTCCTCGTCTATTGAGAACTGGCTGTTCA encodes:
- the LOC120356493 gene encoding protein lin-9 homolog → MEVDEEEEEEQSKPDPEQPVLNRRGMPQRIRKKNRLFFDDDVINPFMTKPRVKNYQTKTPTKSPKTPRSTPATPKTPKTPAVEIKRESPDRRLGQKIGMRLRNLLKLPKAHKWVCYEWFFSNIDKTLFGGDNDFTICLKETFLS